DNA from Sphingomonas sp. SUN039:
GCCAGGTGTGCCGCAGGAAAACCTCGCGCTCCTGATCGCGCAGCCGCTCGCTTGCGCCCTCGGCGACGAACATGCCGACGCCGCGACGGACCGCGACAAAGCCCTCGTCCTGCAACGTCTGGTACGCCTTGGCGACGGTCAGCGGATTAGCGCCGTGCTCGGCGGCAAAGGCACGGACCGAGGGGAGCTGGTCGCCTTCGCGATACTCGCCCGCAAGGATCGAGCCTGCCAGCAGCCCGCGGAGGCGCAGGTAGACGGGGGCAGGTGTATTTTCCACGGCTGTCATGCGACACTAATACACCGCAATCGCTACAGAGTCACGCATTTAATCGGGTGATGGACTATTTGGTCCATTCGCGCACGACGGTTTCAAAGTCGGGACGCGGACGTTCTTCCATTTCGCGCGATGGCGAGCCGAGGAAAACAAACCCGGCAATGCGTTCGTCTGCAGTTCCGAAGGCATCGCGGACGGCATCGCTATAGGCTGCCCAGCCGGTAAGCCAGCCGCCGACGAAGCCGGACGCATGCGCGGCGTTCAACAGGTTCATGATCGCCGCACCGGCCGACAGTTCCTGTTCCCAGACGGGAATCTTGCTGCCCGCGACCGGCGAAGACAGGGCGACGACCAGCGACGGTGCCTGATGCGCGAACTGTTCCATCGCCTCGATCTCGAGGCGACCGGCTTCGGGTTTTTCCGCGCGATAGGCGTCGGTCAGCAATCCGGCGAGCGCCGCGCGTTGGTCCGCGCGGACAATGACGAAGCGCCACGGCGCGAGCTTGCCATGATCGGGCACCCGGATCGCCGCGGCCAGAATGGCGTGGAGCTGGTCCGCATCGGGGCCGGGACCGATCATGTCGCGCGGCTTGCCCGAACGTCGGGTGTGGAGAAGGGCGAGCGGCGATGAGATATCGTTGAACATGAGCGCGCGGCTAACAGCGGCCTCGCCTAGCGGCAAGCGCGCGGCTAGGACGACATCGTGTTTGCGATCGCGCTTGCCCTTGTTCTGACGCCCCAGCAGGCGGCGATCCGCGCCCTTGCCGATCAGGACATGCGTGTGGCGACGGTCGGGACGCGGCTGGCGCAGGGGGCGGCGGCGATGTGCCCCGGCCAGCATCTCAGCACCGCGGGATTGGTTATCCAGGACGCGGCGCAATATTCGGCGGCGACCCGCGACGATGCGCGCTCGGCCCTGATGCTCGGCGAGGGGCCGACGGTTGTCGGCGTCGTCGAGGGCGCGGGGCTGGCCGCACGGATCGGCGATGTCGTGGTGGCAGTCGACGGGGCGACGGTCGCGGCCAGGCCGCGCGCGGGCGCTTACGACCGCGTGGCGCAGGTCGAGGACGCCATCGAGGGGGCAACGGCACCCAAGGTCGCGCTCGACATCCGTCGCGGCGGCGCGTCGCTGCCGATCGATCTGGCGGTTGTCGCGGGCTGCCGCTCGCGGTTTCAGATCGTGCAGGGCGGCCTCGACAAGACGCAGGCCGATGGGCGCTATGTCCAGATTTCGGAGCGGATGCTGTCGCTTGCGCCTACCGACGACGCGCTGGCGGCGATTATGGCGCACGAACTCGCGCACAACATCCTGCGCCACGCCGCGCTGAAGACACCGTCGAAGCTGGCCGAGTACGAGGCCGATCGACTAAGCGTATGGCTGGTTGGACGGGCAGGATATGATCTCGGTGCGGTCATGCCGTTCTGGGAAGCGCTGAAAAAACGCAGCGATTACGGCATCTTCTCGGACGGAACCCACCCAGGGTGGAAAAATCGTCTGGCGGCGATCGCGGCGACGCTGGCCGAAGTACGTGCACAAAAAGCCGCAGGCGCACCGCTCGTTCCTTCGCCGCAAGAAGACGCTTCACAGCCGCCGAAAGCGCGCTAGTCTCACGCGCAACAATGTTACGCTTCGGCGCGCAAACGCCGGACGTCAGCCAAGGGGTCGGATATCTTGAAGAACATGTCGCTGTGGAGTGAGTCCGACTGGATCGCGGCCATCGCCGTGGTCGTACTCGGCGTTTTCCTTGCCATGGGGGCCAAGATCGCGGTCCAGCGCGAGCCGGAGTTCGCCGGGCACCCCAAGGGCCTCTACATGCTGTTCTTCGCCGAAATGTGGGAGCGGTTCTCCTATTACGGCATGCGGGCGATCCTGATTTTCTATCTCACGCAACACTGGCTGTTCTCGGATTCGAAATCGTCGCTGATTTATGGTGCCTACACGGCGCTCGTGTACATCACACCGGTCCTCGGGGGCTATCTCGCCGACCGCTATCTGGGGCAGCGCCGGGCCGTGGTTTTCGGCGGTATCCTACTCGCGGCCGGACACAGCCTGATGGCGGTCGAGGGCGTCGGCGGGCAGAACGACCCGACGATCAACGTCTTCTGGGCCGCGCTTGCTTTCATTATCGTTGGCTCCGGGTTCCTGAAGGCCAACATCTCGGTGATGGTCGGGCAACTCTACAAGCTGACCGACATCCGCCGCGACGGTGCCTACACGATTTTTTACATGGGCATTAACGTGGGCGCGGCGCTCGGTACGATCCTTGTCGCCTATCTCGGCCAGACAATCGGCTGGGGCTATGGCTTTGGTCTCGCGGGTATCGGGATGGTGCTCGGGCTCGTCGTGTTCGTGCTCGGCAAGGGTGCCCTAAAGGGTGCGGGCGAGGCACCTGCACCGCTGGCCAAGTCGAAGGAGTGGACTCTTTATGCCATCGGCGTCGGCGCGGTCGCGGTGATCTGGGCGCTGGTCCAGTCGCAGGGCATCATCCAGACGCTGCTCGGCATCTCGGGTGTCGCGTTGCTGCTCTATGTCCTCTACGAAAGCTTCAAGCTGCCCAAGGAACCGCGCGAGCGCATGTTCGCGATCTTGTTCCTGATTTCGCTCAATCCGATTTTCTGGGGCTTGTTCGAACAAGCAGGCGGGTCGATGAACCTGTTCACCGACCGCTTCGTCGAGCGCGGCAATGTGCCCGCAGGCATCTTCCAGTCGATCAACCCGATCTACATTATCCTGTTCGCGCCGTTCTTCGCGGCGCTTTGGCAATGGCTTGGACGCAAGGGTTTGGAGCCATCTGCACCCGCCAAATTCGGCTTGGCGCTCCTCCAGATGGGCATTGCCAACCTCGTGCTGGTCTGGGGCGCATCGACCTTTGGCGTGGCGGCGATGACGCCGGTGCTGTTCGTGTTCCTCTACTACGCGTTCGCGACCACGGCCGAACTTTGCCTGTCGCCGGTCGGCCTGTCGGCGATGAACCGGCTCGCGCCGAAGCATCTGGCCTCTCTCATCATGGGCGCATGGTTTTACATGACCGCAGTCGGCAACTTCGTCGCGGGAAAAATCGGCGAGGCGACCGGCGGCGAAAGTGGCGAGATGACCAAGCAGGGTCTGCTCGACATCTACAATTTGTTCGGCTGGATCGCGATCGGCGTCGGTGTCGGCGTGCTGCTGCTCTCGCCGATCGTGAAACGCTGGATGCACCTCGATACGCTCAAGGACGAGGAGGCGGCCTGATGTACCGACGGATCGGCGCGAGCGCGCTTGTTGTCGCCCTTGCGGCCTGTTCGGCAGCCCCCGCGCCGAAACCGGCGAGCGTCTCGACCAAACCGGCAACGACCGCCGTCAAATGGAACGCCGACCCGTATCCGTCGACCTACAAACCCTATCCCGCCGCCCCGACCGCCATTCGCGGCGCGACCATCCTCGACGGCGAGGGCGGACGGATAGAGCGCGGCGTCGTGTTCATGTCGGGCGGCAAGATCACCAGTATCGGCGGGCCCGACACCCCGATCCCGGCCGATATCGCGGTGTTCGACGGCACCGGCAAATATGTAACGCCGGGCATCATCGATATCCATTCGCACCTCGGCGACTATCCGAGTCCGCAGGTCGATGCGCTGTCGGACGGCAATGAGGCGACGGGGCCGGTGCGGCCCGAGGTATGGGCCGAACATAGCGTCTGGCCGCAGGATCCGGGGTTTAGCCGGGCGCTGGTCAACGGAGGTATCACGTCGCTGCAGATCCTGCCCGGTTCGGCAAATTTGTTCGGCGGGCGTTCGGTCGTGCTCAAGAACGTCTATGCCCGCACCGTGCAGGGCATGAAATTTCCCGGCGCGCCCTATGGCCTGAAAATGGCGTGCGGCGAGAACCCCAAGCGCGTGTACGGCAGCCGGGGCCAGATGCCTGCGACCCGCATGGGCAATATGGCGGTCAACCGCGGTGTCTGGGCCAAGGCGGTGGAATATAAAAAGAAGCTCGACAAGGGCGGCGACGTGACGCGCGACATCGCGATGGACACGCTTGCAGGCGTGCTGGCGGGCGATATCCTCGTCCAGAACCATTGCTACCGCGCCGACGAAATGGCGCAGATGATCGATCTGTCGAAGGAGTTCGGCTACAAGATCACCGCGTTCCACCACGCCGTCGAAAGCTACAAGATCGCCGATCTGTTGAAAGCGAACGGCATTTGTTCGGCAATGTGGGCCGACTGGTGGGGCTTCAAGATGGAGGCCTATGACGCCATTCCGGAGAATATCCCGCTCGTCCATAACGCCGGGGCGTGCGCGATCGTCCATTCGGACGACGCCAACGGGATCCAGCGGCTCAATCAGGAAGCGGCCAAGGCGCTCGCCAGCGGACGACGGGCGGGGATCGTTATCCCCGAAGAAATCGCGTGGACCTGGCTCAGCTGGAACCCGGCCAAGGCCATGGGGATCGGCGACCGGACGGGCAGCCTGAAGGTCGGCAAGATGGCCGATGTCGTCCTGTGGAACGGCAATCCGTTCAGCGTTTACACCCGCCCCGAGCGCGTCTGGATCGACGGTGCGCTGATGTACGACGCCAACGATCCGAAGCGGCGGCCGGTGAGCGATTTCGAGCTGGGCCAGGCCGGTGAGGGAGACACGAAATGAGCCCGCGTCGTCGCATCTCTCCCCTCGGCATGTTCGGCATGATGTGCGGTGTCATGGGTGGCTTCATCGGCTATCGCGCGAACGCCGAAACGGTCGCAATCACCGGCGGCACCGTCGCCATCGGCGACGGCTCGGCGCCTGTTGCAGGCACTGTCGTCGTCCGTGACGGGCGGGTCGTTGCGGCGGGTGCGGGGGTGGCCGTCCCACCAGGCGCGCGCGTCGTCGACGCAACCGGCAAATGGGTTGCGGCGGGAATCGTCGCCGGGTTTTCGCGGCTGGGCTTGGTCGAGGTCGATGCCGTCGATCCGACCAACGACGGTGCGGCGCGCAATACCGTGTTCAACGCGTCGTTAGATGTCGCCAACGGGCTGAATGCCCGCGTGCCCGCGATTGCGATCAACCGGTCGCACGGCATCACCCGCGCGGTCGTCGCGCCCGATGCGGCGGGCAGCATGTTTGCAGGCCAAGGCGCGGTGATCGACCTGTCGGGCAACGCCAACGACGTGACGCGTCCGCGTGCGTTCCAGTTCATAGAGTTCGGCGAAGCGGGTGCGCGGATCGCGGGCGGCAGCCGCCCGGCAAGCCATGCGATGTTCCGCAACATGCTGGCGGAGGCGCGCGACTATGCGCGCAATCCCGGCGGTTACGACGGGCGGAGTAAGGACGCGATGCTCCAGCGCCGCGATGCCGAGGCATTGCTGCCGGTCATCGACGGGCGAATGCCGCTGGTCGTCCATGTCGAGGGCGGACCCGACATTCTCAAGGTTCTGGCGCTCCGCACGGAATTCCCAAAACTCCGTCTCGTCCTCGTCGGTGCGACCGAGGGCTGGACGGTGGCGCGCGACATCGCGGCGGCGGGCGTTCCGGTGATCGCCTCTGCGCTCAACGACCTGCCTGCCGGGTTCGAACAACTGGCGGCCACGCAATCGAACATCGGGCGGATGAAAGCAGCAGGCGTGCAAGTCTCGATCGGCACCATCGACGACGACGACCCGCGCATGCCGATCCGCACGACGCAATATGCCGGCAATCTGGTTGCGCTGACCAGAATCCCCGGCGCGACCGGTCTCGACTGGGCAAGCGCCTTTGCCGCGATCACGTCGAAGCCTGCCGAGGCACTGGGCCTCGGCGGCGAGATCGGCTCGCTGCGTCC
Protein-coding regions in this window:
- a CDS encoding GntR family transcriptional regulator, encoding MTAVENTPAPVYLRLRGLLAGSILAGEYREGDQLPSVRAFAAEHGANPLTVAKAYQTLQDEGFVAVRRGVGMFVAEGASERLRDQEREVFLRHTWPSVRAQIDRLGLDPRELVETHFA
- a CDS encoding amidohydrolase, which translates into the protein MYRRIGASALVVALAACSAAPAPKPASVSTKPATTAVKWNADPYPSTYKPYPAAPTAIRGATILDGEGGRIERGVVFMSGGKITSIGGPDTPIPADIAVFDGTGKYVTPGIIDIHSHLGDYPSPQVDALSDGNEATGPVRPEVWAEHSVWPQDPGFSRALVNGGITSLQILPGSANLFGGRSVVLKNVYARTVQGMKFPGAPYGLKMACGENPKRVYGSRGQMPATRMGNMAVNRGVWAKAVEYKKKLDKGGDVTRDIAMDTLAGVLAGDILVQNHCYRADEMAQMIDLSKEFGYKITAFHHAVESYKIADLLKANGICSAMWADWWGFKMEAYDAIPENIPLVHNAGACAIVHSDDANGIQRLNQEAAKALASGRRAGIVIPEEIAWTWLSWNPAKAMGIGDRTGSLKVGKMADVVLWNGNPFSVYTRPERVWIDGALMYDANDPKRRPVSDFELGQAGEGDTK
- a CDS encoding nitroreductase; protein product: MFNDISSPLALLHTRRSGKPRDMIGPGPDADQLHAILAAAIRVPDHGKLAPWRFVIVRADQRAALAGLLTDAYRAEKPEAGRLEIEAMEQFAHQAPSLVVALSSPVAGSKIPVWEQELSAGAAIMNLLNAAHASGFVGGWLTGWAAYSDAVRDAFGTADERIAGFVFLGSPSREMEERPRPDFETVVREWTK
- a CDS encoding peptide MFS transporter — encoded protein: MKNMSLWSESDWIAAIAVVVLGVFLAMGAKIAVQREPEFAGHPKGLYMLFFAEMWERFSYYGMRAILIFYLTQHWLFSDSKSSLIYGAYTALVYITPVLGGYLADRYLGQRRAVVFGGILLAAGHSLMAVEGVGGQNDPTINVFWAALAFIIVGSGFLKANISVMVGQLYKLTDIRRDGAYTIFYMGINVGAALGTILVAYLGQTIGWGYGFGLAGIGMVLGLVVFVLGKGALKGAGEAPAPLAKSKEWTLYAIGVGAVAVIWALVQSQGIIQTLLGISGVALLLYVLYESFKLPKEPRERMFAILFLISLNPIFWGLFEQAGGSMNLFTDRFVERGNVPAGIFQSINPIYIILFAPFFAALWQWLGRKGLEPSAPAKFGLALLQMGIANLVLVWGASTFGVAAMTPVLFVFLYYAFATTAELCLSPVGLSAMNRLAPKHLASLIMGAWFYMTAVGNFVAGKIGEATGGESGEMTKQGLLDIYNLFGWIAIGVGVGVLLLSPIVKRWMHLDTLKDEEAA
- a CDS encoding M48 family metalloprotease, with product MFAIALALVLTPQQAAIRALADQDMRVATVGTRLAQGAAAMCPGQHLSTAGLVIQDAAQYSAATRDDARSALMLGEGPTVVGVVEGAGLAARIGDVVVAVDGATVAARPRAGAYDRVAQVEDAIEGATAPKVALDIRRGGASLPIDLAVVAGCRSRFQIVQGGLDKTQADGRYVQISERMLSLAPTDDALAAIMAHELAHNILRHAALKTPSKLAEYEADRLSVWLVGRAGYDLGAVMPFWEALKKRSDYGIFSDGTHPGWKNRLAAIAATLAEVRAQKAAGAPLVPSPQEDASQPPKAR
- a CDS encoding amidohydrolase family protein, translated to MMCGVMGGFIGYRANAETVAITGGTVAIGDGSAPVAGTVVVRDGRVVAAGAGVAVPPGARVVDATGKWVAAGIVAGFSRLGLVEVDAVDPTNDGAARNTVFNASLDVANGLNARVPAIAINRSHGITRAVVAPDAAGSMFAGQGAVIDLSGNANDVTRPRAFQFIEFGEAGARIAGGSRPASHAMFRNMLAEARDYARNPGGYDGRSKDAMLQRRDAEALLPVIDGRMPLVVHVEGGPDILKVLALRTEFPKLRLVLVGATEGWTVARDIAAAGVPVIASALNDLPAGFEQLAATQSNIGRMKAAGVQVSIGTIDDDDPRMPIRTTQYAGNLVALTRIPGATGLDWASAFAAITSKPAEALGLGGEIGSLRPGRRGDVVIWSGDPLEVSSAPERLWIDGVEQSLATRQTRLRDRYLKPQEGALPKAYDR